cacaagatggacattgatcagactcttcaatgactgaaagactttttttttgagaaccatgatcagccaaggaatataaatgctcagtgaattgtttttactggcttcatttgtaaatgcatcaaaagaaaagcccctgcagacatggacttgttacctttttttttaagaatccagaacaccatcgccctgctcagacatctggagactgcaggttaccgtgctagtcaagccaaagcccaaatctgcaaacaagaagtgacatatctgggctttatcatcaagaagaacactcaacttttagctgccagcaggacccaggcaatcaattgtataccccagccccggaacaaaaagaattacgagttttcctgggcatggcagggtactgccagatctggatcctgaactacgctgccctgacacagtccctctatgaactcttgaaacagaaagtccctgaatccgggaccctagactggacatctaaagcaaaagagagcctccggaatcttaaatcagcccttaccagtccacccgctctaggactacctgatatcagcaagcccttccacctctatgtagacgaaaagaagggcacagccgtgggcgttctgacccagagagtgggttcgtggaatcggcctgtagcatacctaagcaagaatactgatcctgtgagcagaggttggccaggatgtctccgatgtatcgccgccgcatgcctgcccttaactgaagccattaaacttacctatgggcagcacatagaaatcactgcctcacactccatgaaagctctgctggaaacccacggaccaaagtggatgaccaactccCGACTTGTCAAATACCGAGCACTGCTGTGTGAGAACCCTAACGTGCAAGTGAATGACTGCGTAGCCCTGAACCCTGCGACTCTGATGCGCTTGCCTGAGCCAGTTATACATGATTGCCAAGAAATAATGGACACCGTCCATTCTAGCAGACCCGACCTAAAAGACAGTCCTGTGCCTGGCAGCATCGTCCttttcactgatggaagcagttttgtCCAGCACGGTGTCAGAAAGGCGGGTTACGCCATAGTAACAGAAGATGAGGTCCTAATCGCTGAAGCGCTTCCACCTGGCACGTCCGCTCAGAAAGCTGAACTCTTAGCTTTAATCGctgcactagaatggggaagagaaaagaagatcacggtctacacagattcaaaatatgcatttcttacTCTCCAAGTACACGGAGCATTGTACCGAGAGCGAGGGTTCCTCACAGCCGAAGGAAGAGAAATAGCACATTCACAAGAGATCCAGAGGCTCTTACAAGCTGTATGGCTACCAGAGAAGGTTGCGGTGATTCACTGCAGAGCACACACCGGGAAATCTAACCCAATTGCTCGAGGGAACCAGAGGGCGGATCAGGCTGCCAAAGACGCCGCCAACCAGCCAGTACGAGAAACAAGCCACGCCCTCTTGATTTCCCTGCCACCTCTTGCCATGACGCCTCCGTATagccaagaagaagagaaagaagctgaagaacataaatacagaaaagaaaaaggcttctaCATTTTGCCGGACGGCCGAGTTTGGGTGCCAGAACGTCTTGCCAGAACTGCGGTGTACCACATGCACAGACAATGCCATCTAGGCAAAGAAGCCCTTCGGCATCTGATCGAAAAGACCATGTACATAGACAAGTTAGCCACCCACTGCATGGAAGCTTCCAAAAGATGTGTCACCTGTGCACGAAATAACCCAAAGAAAGGACCTGTGCTTCCCCCAGGCCAGATACTCCTAGGCAGCCGACCCTTTCAAGTTATGCAAATTGACTTCACCCACATGCCGCCAGCTGGAGGCTACAAGGTCGCCCTCGTAGCCGTATGCACGTTCTCGGGATGGGTAGAAGCATGGCCAGTCAGATCAGAAGGGGCAAGAGAAGTAGCGAAACACCTGATCCAAGACCTCATCCCTCGCTATGGCCTGCCCCAGCAGCTGAACTCTGACAATGGACCAGCTTTCCAAGCCGAGCTCACTGAAAAACTTAGCAAAGCACTTCATATAGACTGGAAGCTACACTGTGCTTGGAGACCGCAGAGCAGCGGGGCAGTAGAAAGAGCCAACCAGACCCTGAAACTACACCTTCGCAAAATGTGCGCAGAAACACACTCTAAATGGACTCAGATGCTCCCTGTTGCCTTGCTCCACATGAGGTGCACCCCCCGAAGTAACGGGCTGACTCCATATGAACTAGTCTATGCCAGGCCTCCGCCGCTGCCAGCTACAGTCGAGACCCTGCCACTTCGTGGCAAGATCAACCTTAATCGGATTCTAAAAGAACTGAATCAGACAGTGCTAGAAATGAGCCAGCATACTGAACAGACTCCCTTAGGAatagttatccctgttcatggcTTCAAGCCTGGGGATGAAGTCTGGGTAAAGAGTTATAAAGAAAGCCTGTTAGGGAAGACATGGGACGGGCCATATACCATTATACTGACTactcctactgctttaaaggtccaagggaattccagttggattcattggagccgagcaaaattagccgcacccgagagatggcaggccacgaaaggtgcgggcctaaagctcaccctgaggaaacagccctcaccgctggacgcgacgggagaagactcctcgggaccggcaaccgagggagcgaaataactgggggcgctgcatcccctctcaacctggaaagaagaggtggacaccgcccgaagcatgttctgcctattttgctcttccttttgaccctgagcatatcatcccagaagtcaaaacttgatctctgctcctcttgtatacaaacagtgaaactgcataaccaaatcaaacagactattatatatcagagtaaattgcagtgtactgagaccaaaacgtcttgcactttccgtaatgtttctttctcagtatGTTCACTGAAtaacaaagtcacatgttttgatcccagagaaaatcctgttaaatggcacttagaggtcagagatgctaacaaGCAGGGTACACTATtgcagaaaataccccttagaaccccaaattctccagcttctgtgatcatagacccttgcaagatctcccactggccagatcagtgtggggatctcagctgggagaagacatacatgcacgaagacaaatatatatgtccctccacagacccgatgcggtctaccatccccaaacaagccaattgcgataacagctgtccttattggaactgtgtatggtgggccacttattcaacaacaccccccctcggtaaaatccacgcctccttaaccaaagtgccagtcctcagtaactgcaaggcacaacagtgcaacttggtgaattttaccgtttttaacccacaacagttcgtgaccacttttgggaaccaattcgggctccgcatccatggacggggagcagatcccctggggcggatttaccTAAAACTCGctcagtttgtagaaacaggccacaccatacaagagcacttcttccaagacttttggaaagaagtcgaacagccttttgaagtgccagagatagcgcgcaacctctttgtcacttttgcagaaactgtcgctgcaACGCTGAATGTATCaaattgttatgtatgtggaggaaccaacctaggagaccaatggccttgggaagcccaagaatacaatgtcagccagccgtataatgagaccactgaccccaacccccatagtcagtggatgctgacagacaccctaattggaaggtggtgcatccaaagaatatcttccggggctcccaagatcggagaaaccccgtgtcagaccattaccacgctgaaccaaactatcttgtcctattgaccaaatcaaaccgtcatacctcctaatcgcccatggccaagctcacttcaggccagggcttaggctcatggttcaattagtttggtgggctaaaagagatgatcagtattgttgttataagaattatgttatgcttgctgttaccctgtcttatgccaatgattatacaaagtttgaaggacatgatagagcaaattgcagataaacgtactgcagtgcatctaatggccttgcaggattacaggccagtccctgtcaatgatgacaatctaggataatgatagcactctgtgccttcgctaagagtgtatcaaaggggggaatgtgagggaactggctgtcatttccggttatgaccttaatgaaggccgtgttctttgcgcatgcctgaagtccgaggcagacattcctaccgaacaggtttgaaccggttgtgctatgctgtcaagatgcgcacgcaattcctttgtgtaaaagtgtgggcgtttcctctgcatgaggggcgtgtataaaaagcccctcctcccagtccccagggcagctgcccgtggactcatcccgggctgctgtttcgctagcgaataaagctatctgtttggacaagaacattggtgtggactccggtttctccgtgtgggctccagtttttccgtaacaccAGGAGCTCCTTTCTCAACGAGAAGAGTGGTAATGGCAGGCTAGCTTCTCCGAAAAACATCAGATTCTTGCCTGCCTCCAGCTGCAGTTTGCAGCTGCTTTCAGGAGAACATACGTTCTAGAGCTGAGTTAggctgatgtgaggataaaaggatCCACTTTGTTTTTCACCAATGAAGGGACCCAGCTTTACATGGGTAGGAATAGCCCTTTAGTTTGATACCTTGAGGCCTTCAAACAAACATACTCAGCTGTCAGAGTTGaacacattgtgcccaccccatCTGAGTAAAACCATGCCTGCCCCATAGACCCCTAAGCCTCCTACAGGAGGGTCCTTTCCACTCTATTCCCCTAAagaggggggctgccccacagcaccgGGAAGGGACAGGCATACAACTCTGTCCCACAGCCTGTTAATCTCTCCTGGCTTCATGTTTGTATTAACCACCAAACTATACATAGGTTAGGAATGTCTGTCCCTAGTGGCTGAAAATGCTACAGCAGGCTTTAACCACATGAACCCATTTAAAGGCACGATGCTATGCATGTACAGACAGAAacacgtcctacaactcccagctttctcagacagctggggaatcctgggagctgtagggctcttttctgtctaaacatgcataggatagtgccttaaatgaattaaaattaatgaatgcatttaaaaatcaaaataacccTACAGCGTGCTGCAGGCAAAAATGACAGAACACACGTGACCTTTTGAACTCCTCCTACGTATCCCGCAATGCACTGGTGAATGGCATTCAGTTGCATTATGGACACTGCACAGTGCACTGCATATTCATCAGCATGTGCCCTGAGAGCAATGATTACGTTATGAAAAAATGTGCTTCACACACGAATGGGTCTTTACTGTAGATTCTCCCCGTATCTTGGGATTCCCGTGTGGTCTGGGTGCTGGCGTACCATAATGACCCCTTTGGTGTTTTTTGGAAACATGCCCACAAAACATGAGGCTCTTTCTAAATGGCCTACCTGTGACTCATTCATCCAGTAGTGCCCAAGTGGTTTATGGTCAGGaagtaaatactactactactactactactactaataataataggaaaaatCAGAACATACTACTAGCCAAGGAACTTGTCTACTGGTGCTGAGAGAATGGAAATCTCATTGACAGGAGGATCCTGTGTTATGTATGCTTTGTCAAGGAAGCCCAGCTAAACGTGCTACATCAGCCTTTTCGCTCCATGCAGTAATGCTGCCACCCAAAATTGAAATCCTCAATAACTCAAATAAATGTATGAATGTTCATTTTACAGTATGGTTAAAAGAAAAGACTGGCTGGAGAAATAATGTAAACCAGTACAGGCAATGCCTACAAAACTGAAAGATCATCATAATCTGCCTTGCTGCGGCAAAGGCGCATTTAAGTTTATATTGACAATTAAATAAAACCACCAAAATATTATCAAGTGCATTACATTTCTTGGGTGAACATCGCCAGGGTCACGGCAGATATTGCTTTTAAATATGTTTATCTACAGATTAACATAAAGACGGTTCTGTATGGTTTCCAATAAAAGGGATTTGTTGGGCGCTTCATCCTCCTCCCAAGGGACTGGTGCTCAGATTCAGCTTGCAGATGAAGATGGATGAAGTTAAGCCTGACAGACGTAGATAAAGTGACCTGCTGGGTGTGACACTCCAGGCACACCTCCTTGGAgggaaggtgggatacaaatggtgAGGATAACGCAGTCAGCGCTTTTCCGAAAGGCTCAGAGAGATTCAGATCTTCGGGTCCTATCCTAtggatgcttagacagaaaaaaaagccctataacttccagcattccccagccagacatgctAAGTAAGTTTTATAACAACCCTCTATGGCAGGTCAGCATTATTATaggaaagagggtggggatgGCACAGTCCTCATGGGAGAAAGAATGTTGCCAGCACATACAACCACTCACCACCCTGTACCCTTCTATTATCAGGTTTTCTTTCCAATAGCCTTGGTTTTGTATGGAAAGGGCTCAAGAGTCGACAACCACACtgtgccagcccaagacattttgttgcctatAGCAGAGGCCAAATAGTGTCCCCCTCCATGTGCTCAGACCAACACTTGCTGCGTCATTCAGACATCagttcctgccttcatctatcctttccaccaccaccaccccattggtgccacctgaagcaggctgTTTCACCCTACTGCATAGAAGAGCCAGTCTTGCAGTGCAGAATTAGAATTGAAAAGGCACTGAAAGGTCATCTCCTTCATCTCTCAATCAAAACAATACTTTCAGAATACACATAATGTTCTGGATCTTGTCTTTCCCACATTCTGAAATGGAACCATTCTCAACATTCTGTGGATCACTTTTGCCAAACAAGGTATAAACAGTGCCTGAGGTCCCTATTTGTATTTTACATTCCATTCCATGTTTGTTTCACCTCTAACATCCTGAGAATCAGATTAATCCATCAACTATTTCCTCCAACCACTCATGGCCTGACTGAGGCAGATagtcaagttattttgacacctAAAAACACCTCTTCCCTTTCCTTGcagtaaaatacaacaacaatacatAAACAGCTGGCAATTTGCTGCCTGTTTATGAACATCCCAAATCAGCTGCCCCACTCTCCTCATGGTCGGACATCCTGTATGAAAATACCACAGGGCCCAAGCAGTCTCTTCTCAGAGCTCTAGAGTCTGTACAGCAAGAAGGTTACAAGTTATAGCAGAGCCGGTCTTGATCAAATGGCATTCAGGCAAGGTGTGTTAGCAATCCTTCCTATACTTGGATGACTTTGAATACTTTGTGTgcgtgtggtttttttttattccatttgtgTAATCCATTTCACAATTTTAAGTTGCTATTTACATGCATATTATAGAAACCCAGGGGTAGTATTCaacggtgtcattccacaaactgaaaTAGCGTGTTAGCGGAGCTCTGCTGAATTTTTCCATTGTGCTTGcccattctgcttgtgcaactggttgtgcaagcagttgcactagtggaatgtgcaacaggttgcacaaCACGTTGCACAATTAtgtacaactgcttgcacaatgggttgcacaagcataatgcacaattgCACTTGCATaaatgtaacttttgttggattcttcccttgcgcatagttcagaacctagtttccgctagcACAACGTCATTTGcgctaacagaatgacacagttggctaTTGCCCTGggaagctgcaatcttataccgtGTCATatcattgttccatctagctcagtattgtagactggtagcagctctccagggtgtcagacAGGAGTCCTCCTCAGCCATGTCTGAAGATGCAGGAaaggaacctgggaccttttacatgcaaagcatgtactctactgCTAAGCTATAGCCCTTTCCAGGCTACAGGAGCATCTACATCTCCATTTATTATGTGGTCTAAAAAGTAACCACCACCAATGGACTCAAAATACACCTTTCCCCTGGGtttagactgcagtcctatagTTCCTTAGACATTCAGGAGGAGTGTTTGCTGGAGAGGGACCAACATCAAGTGGTTGTGTATTTCCACAAGTTGCCACAACTGAGAAGTGTAAATGCCAACCTGTGCTTGTAACCTAACTGTGGAGAACCTTCATGTGGAATGgagatttatttgtatttgttaaTATGTTTGTATTTTGCTTTATTCTCTCTCCTGCTTAGTGTTCGGTTGTTGTATTagtttattgtattatatatatatatatatatatatatatatatatattacaaataaaataaactaataCAACATATTATTTCTATTGTGTATTTGTGAACACTATATTGGTGAGACACTGCAAGATTGGATCCCATCAACGTATAAGTGAAATTGAAtatatcactttacacttgcttacattgaactgtgtttgctattttaatgcccactctcccagtatGGAGAAATGCTTTTGAAACTCATGCTTTTCacaaccctttctttctttctttctttctttctttctttctttctttctttctttctttctttctttctttctttctttccactacattatttggtgtcatcagcaatcCTGCCACCTCACTgtttactcctaattccagatcatttatgaacaaattaaaaagcacTGGTATGGATCCTTGtgggacctcactgtttacattgTCCCATTTTGAAAACTGACCAtatattcctattctctgctttctgttcttaacCAGTTATCAATCCCTGAGAAGACCTCTTATCCCATGACCATTAtgtttgcggaagccatgttgactcTTTTCCAGACTTGTCCCTCTATGTGCTTgattattttatctttaataacactttccaccaatttactcaGAACAGACACTAAGCTAATCACCCTGTAATTTTCCAAGTCTATAAGTAAAAAAAGTTGTGTTCaaattattggttttattgtatagGCAACAAGCAGTGGGCAGAATTTGGTTACATTTAGATGGAATTACATTGTCAATTCTTCAGTCATCTTGTACAGTAGCTGTGCTACGGACATgtaacatatttttgttagaagagttctttagggcacagtcctaccTGGCTGttcatcagcctccaaactctgggcatcctatgcagagtgggaggaccaTGGAGGCAATCTTCTCCAGCTCTGCATTGTTGCTATGCAGATGTTTTTGCTGGTTTAGCTAGGGGGCTGGGCATAACTCACATCCCTGCTTCCCCaatcccttccctcccctttcgCAGAAATGCCTTCTTTCCATTCTCTACCAG
This window of the Elgaria multicarinata webbii isolate HBS135686 ecotype San Diego chromosome 3, rElgMul1.1.pri, whole genome shotgun sequence genome carries:
- the LOC134395385 gene encoding LOW QUALITY PROTEIN: uncharacterized protein LOC134395385 (The sequence of the model RefSeq protein was modified relative to this genomic sequence to represent the inferred CDS: inserted 1 base in 1 codon), which translates into the protein RASQAKAQICKQEVTYLGFIIKKNTQLLAASRTQAINCIPQPRNXKELRVFLGMAGYCQIWILNYAALTQSLYELLKQKVPESGTLDWTSKAKESLRNLKSALTSPPALGLPDISKPFHLYVDEKKGTAVGVLTQRVGSWNRPVAYLSKNTDPVSRGWPGCLRCIAAACLPLTEAIKLTYGQHIEITASHSMKALLETHGPKWMTNSRLVKYRALLCENPNVQVNDCVALNPATLMRLPEPVIHDCQEIMDTVHSSRPDLKDSPVPGSIVLFTDGSSFVQHGVRKAGYAIVTEDEVLIAEALPPGTSAQKAELLALIAALEWGREKKITVYTDSKYAFLTLQVHGALYRERGFLTAEGREIAHSQEIQRLLQAVWLPEKVAVIHCRAHTGKSNPIARGNQRADQAAKDAANQPVRETSHALLISLPPLAMTPPQCHLGKEALRHLIEKTMYIDKLATHCMEASKRCVTCARNNPKKGPVLPPGQILLGSRPFQVMQIDFTHMPPAGGYKVALVAVCTFSGWVEAWPVRSEGAREVAKHLIQDLIPRYGLPQQLNSDNGPAFQAELTEKLSKALHIDWKLHCAWRPQSSGAVERANQTLKLHLRKMCAETHSKWTQMLPVALLHMRCTPRSNGLTPYELVYARPPPLPATVETLPLRGKINLNRILKELNQTVLEMSQHTEQTPLGIVIPVHGFKPGDEVWFFRNTRSSFLNEKSGNGRLASPKNIRFLPASSCSLQLLSGEHTF